CTTCGCCTTGGCCTTCGGCCCTGAGACACTGCGCTTGCGCAATTTCACACCCTCCTCATAATCCACATTATCATCCGACTCGGACGATGCTAGTAAACTCGCCGTATCATCCGCTTCGTCATCATCGCGatacggcggcggcggcgcagAGAACCGACTCGAGGACGCAtccccttcctcctcggGGATCGCTTCGTGGACAGGCATATAGGTTGTATTTGATTTGGTTTTGCTGTTCGTTCGTGATCTGTTGCGGAAACTCCCCGAGCGGGCGGAGGAAGCCGTGGCGGGGGTGGAAGGCATGGATCAGGCTGGGGAGGGCATTGATTTATGGCTTTTTTTTCGTTTGAGTGCGGTGGGTGTAATCGAGGGTGTTCTATGTGAGACGGTAGGAAGGGAAGGACAGGAGCCAAGTGTCTTCAGGGACGAAAAAACGGAGGGAAATGACGGTGGGCCAATCAGGGAGAATAATCTCTGGGCCGCGATCGACGGGACGCGTGTGAGTTTGAGATGGACCAAAGAGGAAAGTTGTGGATGCGATTAATTAGGGAATGGCCGTAGTCAAGAGAGAGAGGGTGAGGTTGAAGAGAGTGTGGGAGTGTGGGAGTGAGAGTGTAGACTGTAGAGTGGTGAGAAGAAGTGAGGTTGAAGTTGGAGTATATGAGTCCCGTGACCGTACCAGAGTACGGCACTGCTCGGTAGAGCGATACAGAGGAAATATAGAGAAGGATAGCTCATGTCACTCTATATACTAGTAAATAACCTTAACGTAGCATAACAATCTATGCTACTATAAACAAGAATGTCATCTATATGCCAGCAAAACCGACCAACCCAGTCTATCCAATGAACAAATCAAACAAATGAAAAATGCCGAGGAAAACATAACCAGTCATTATACTCATAATGAACAATAACAACGCTTTTCATAACAAGACATAGACATGCTTACGCCTCATCATCCGTGTCCGGAGGGTGCGGGGTGCCCTTGGGACTCTGCAGCCACTCGAGGTGACGCAGTCTGCGACGAGTGTCGCGCTCCTTGAGCTGCGCACGAgtgagcttcttcttcttcttggccttgaACTTCAGCTCGCCCTGGTCCTCGGCGCCCGAGTTGGCCGCCGATGCGTTCACGCTGGTGGCGGTCGAGTTGACAGCCGTGCTACCGGGCTGAGGAGAGCTGGCGGCGCTGTCTTCGAAGCGGTCGAGCGAGATGGCGTTGTTGGTGCGCTTGACAATCTTTCCGTCGGCCACGTGGAGCTGCTCGGGGCACAGGGCTCCGACGAACTCTTCGTTGTGGGAAATCATGACCACACCTCCCTTGAAATCACGGATGGCGACAGccaatccaccaagcgagtcACGGTCCAAGAAGTTAGTAGGCTCGTCCAGAACCAGCAAGTGAGGGTTGTTCCACATGGCACCGGCCAGGACGACCTTGACCTTCTGTCCACCGGACAGACCGGAGATCTGGTTGTGGTTGGCAATTTCGGGGTCCAAACCAATGTCTTCAAAGTGCTTGGAGATGACCGCGGGCTCCAGAACACGATAACCCAGACCCTCACGCGACGACTCGTGGTCATCAAACTCTTGAACCATCTTGAAGAAACCCAGGTTGGTCAGGGTCTCGCGGGAGATCATAGTGTTGTGCTTGGGAAGCAGGCCAACCCATTTCCTGTTGTCGTTAGTTACTGCTTACTGTGCATGGGTGAATAATATGAGGAGGCTTACACTTCGTACTGGAAGGACTTCTTCCACTTCTGACGACccatcaaagcctcaatgcGGCGAGGGCCACGACCATCGCCCAAGTCGACCGGCTTCTCCATCTGCGCCTTGTCCTCGTCGGTGAGGATACGGGTCTGCTTCAGGAAAACCTCACGGTCGTCTCCGTTGGCGTAACGCCACTGCAAATACTGACTGGGGGTCTTCTCCAAGTGCAACTCAACGTGCTCCAGAGCGTGCTGCTTGATGTAACCAATACGGAGATTGGGGTGCTTCTCGACCTTACCGGTCTGAGGGATCGTCTCACCAGTCAACATCTTGATGAAGGTCGACTTTCCGGCACCGTTACCACCAATGATAGCCACACGCGAGGACAGCGTGAGCTGAAGAGACGCATCGGTCAACGATGGCTTGCTCGCACCGGGATACGTGTAGCTGCAGTTGGTCATACGCATGATGGCACGAGTGTTGGACTTGATACCAGCCAGGATACCCGGAGGAGGGAACTTGAACTGGACGTTGGAGGCGGACAGGGTGTAGTAGCTCTTGCCCTCGGGTTTGACCTTGACAAAATCGGCCAAGTTTCCGCGGTAGTTGACGAGCTTCTTCTGTTCGTAGTGGTAGATGTCGGTGCAGACTTCGTCCAGGAAGCCCGAGTCGTGACTGAcgatcaaactggtgatctcAGTGTTCTTCTTCAGGTATTCCTGCAACCATTTGACGTTGGCAACATCCAAGTGGTTAGTAGGTTCGTCCAGCAAGAGGACATCCGCCTTCTTCAACATGGcacgagccagagccagctTCATCTTCCATCCACCAGACAAGGAGCCAACAGCCTGCGACTGGCGGCCCTCAGGACCGTCGGTGAAACCAAACTCGAGCAGGACACTGGAGATGTGCTCTTTGCCGGTTTCGGCAATGAGCGGGTCCTTGGAGACGTACTCGAGGATGCTCAAGTCGGCATCTTCGCCCTGGTTGTGTTCGACGAAGCAGGTGCGGACCTGGTCCTGGGTGGGGAAGCCCTCCAGCTTCTCGTTGGCGATACTGCGCATGAGGGTGGATTTACCGGCACCGTTGCGACCGACGAGACCGTAGCGGTGACCCTTGACCAGGCGAAGGTTGGTGTGGTTCAGGAGCAGCATACCACCGTACGCAAGAGAGAAGTTGGCGTTGACGATGACCACCTCGTTGGGGTCGTCCTCGACGGGCTTACCGAACTTGCGGTGGTCGTCCTCGACGAAGTGCGCCTCGAGGTCAGAGGCAACGGCGTCGTGCTTGTCGTCCTTGAGCAAGCCGCGGAGATACGGCGCGGTGCAGGCGGGAATACGGTCGTGCATGCGGCAGTTGACATCCTCGCGGACCATCTCAGCCACATAGGTCTTGCCCAGTGTGAAGAGAGTGGCATCCCGAGGGTCAGCCAAGCCGCCATGGGCTTGAATCTTGGCGTCGAGAACAGCGAGAACCTCGTCAGGGGTGACCTTGGCGACGGCACCGGCCGCCAGGTTGCTGTCACCCATGGCCTTCTCCATGACGGACAAGGCGCTAGTGGCAAGCTCACGGACTTCGGGCAGGGAAGCACGCTCCTTGACGCGCTGAACACCGGGTTGCAGCTTGGGCAAGAAAGTGCGGGCTTCAGCCGGGTCGTGCACCAGCTTGGTCAAGTTCTCGACGACAACGACGGTTTGACGGAGGGTCTCTTGCGGGGTGGTGGGGGTGTTCAACGAACGCTCCAACAAGGGAGTCAGGAGGGCAAGCACGGGCGAAGTGACGACGGCAACAAAGGTGGTTTGCGACAGCGCATGGATGGCCTTTTGCAGGGTCTGTTCGGACGGCTGCTGCATGGTGTTCATCAACAGGGGGATGCGGGGGAGGACGTCGTCGTTGGACAGGAGGGTGGTGAGCTCGTTCATGGCCTTGGTGGCCCTCTTGGCGACTTCGCCCTTGAGATCGTGCATGCCCGACTCGACCAGAGGAATGAGTTCCTTGAGGGTCTTGCCCATGGCCTCACGCAGCAGATCCTTCTGACGCTCCTCATCGGCGGAGCCGGCACCCATCTGCGATTTGATGGCCATCTTCTCAATGAGCGCGTAAGCACCGACGAAACCCTGCCACTTACCGGTACCCTTGCTGAGGTAGGCAGAGATGGCGGGGAGCAGAGCGTTGACCAGAGATTCCGGTTTCAAGTTGCCGAAAAGGGCGTCAATAGCGTATTGCgcagcatcgcgaacaacggcACCCTTGTCGGCCAGAGCTTCGAAAGCGAGGTGCAGCACACCGCCATCCTCGAGGAGCAGAACGTACTCACTCAGAGGGTGCTCCCGGGGGAAACGCTCAAAGAGAGCACCGAGAATGAGCATTGCACTCTCACGACGAGCGCCATTCTTCTTATCCGCAGCAGCTTTCTTGATCTCGGGGAGGATGTTATATTGGAGCAGGCCACGGGTACCGACGCTCTGAATGAGAAGGTTGGTCAAGGCATAGGAGCCATCGAGGGACTGCTGGGAGGTTTCTGCGTTGAAGATGGTGTTGATGAGAGAGGAGACCTCCTCTTGTGTGGGAGGGACTCCGGAGGGGGTTTTTGAGACGGCGACGGGCATTTCTGGAGATTCAGGATGCGGCATTCTGTGTGTATATGTATCTGTATAGCGAGGAAGCTTTCAAGAGGTGTGGCGGGGATTGACCAGACGTGATAAGCAGGACCCGATAGATATAACTGAAGAAACAACAACAGTATTGAGACAAATAGAGTGGAGATGCTATACGGGTCCTCCACGCAGTCCTTcacacaaaaaaaaaaagagatgaAGTTGAGGTGAAAAGAGACCGTCAAAAACAGCAAAACTTGAATCTCTTTTTTTTATGCTTTCCGCCTTGGGCACGATTTTTCTGCCGGAAGTAAGCAGGCAGTCATTGGCAGATAGGGCTCACCGCCTGTAAATCTCTGCCTGAGGCGAAGATTGATAAGCAGGGAGACGACCAATCAGAGAGCAGTAACTGCCCATGGGGAGGTGGCAATGCAGAAAGCTTCTGTGGCTGATACGAGATACATGCCTGTGGAATGAGGCATCAATAGCCTTACGAATGAGGCATTAATTATCCTCAGGCACTCAACTCGGTTATTTTCAATAGACAACGGATAACCGGACAATGACACAAGTACAGTAGAAGTACCGACagggtacagagtactatgCAGGAACGCTTGTACAGACAGCTCCTGGTTAGGTATGTCTGCCCAACTGAGGTCAatgtatatatacatatatatatacatacacaTCCATACAGTTCCATCCCACATATAGTGGTTCATTTTACAGTATTACATGGTTCTTGCTACCCAATTGACCCATCATAGAATAGTACACAtgtatacagagtactaaGACAGCTATATCCGCTCCGCGGCTTGCCTCGGTTGACTGTCACCTGACTCCCCCTCACCTGACGACGTGCACTTCGACTGAGTACGTATCCGAGCTActtcctttcctccttcctcggTTGTCTTCAATAGAGCGTGTTCTTGTTATTTATTCTTCAATTGTCCTCTTTCCTCTGTTCTGTCCTCTATCCTGTCTCTGTTGTCTGTACTATACCCCGCGTCCGCCCCCGCATTCCGGATAGCCCACCCGAAATGGCCTTCTCTATGAGAACCTCCCGCCATGCCACCAAGCTGGCTACTGTAAGTTCTTTCAATTGACACAGTATGCTCAATCAATGCTAATACTGGCAGGGCCCTCGCCAATTCCTCCGTCGCTATGCCACTGCCGAACCAGATCTCAAGTCCGCCCTGAAAGAGGTCATCCCCGCCAAACGCGATCTCCTCAAACAAGTCAAGGACCAAAGCGAAGAAACCATCGGCGAGGTCAAGATTGGAAATGTGATCGGTGGCATGCGTGGTCTCAAGGGCATGCTCTGGGAAGGCTCCGTACTGGACCCCGACGAGGGAATCCGCTTCCACGGCCGGACAATCAAGGATTGTCAGAAGGAACTCCCCAAGGGTACTACCGGCACCGAGATGCTTCCCGAGGCCATGTTCTGGCTGCTTCTGACTGGACAGGTTCCGTCGACGGCCCAAGTGCGCGCATTTTCACGTGAATTAGCCGACAAGTCGCATCTTCCCGAGCACATCCTAGACCTGATTCGGTCGTTCCCCCGGGAGATGCACCCGATGACCCAATTGTCGGTTGCTGTGGCTGCACTGAACACAGAGTCTAAGTTTGCCAAGGCCTACGAGCAGGGTCTCAACAAGGCCGAGTACTGGGAGCCTACCTTTGACGACAGCATCTCGCTGCTGGCCAAGATTCCTCGTGTTGCAGCGCTCGTATTCCGTCCTAACGAGATCGACACCGTGGGCAGACAGGCGCTCGATGGCGCTCAGGACTGGTCACACAACTTTGCTGAACTCCTGGGCAAGGGTGGCAAGGAGAATGCCGACTTCCACGACCTCCTGCGTCTGTACCTGGCCCTGCACGGAGACCACGAGGGTGGTAACGTCTCTGCGCACGCCACACACCTGGTTGGCAGCGCTCTCAGCGACCCATACCTCAGCTACAGCGCTGGCCTGTTGGGTCTAGCCGGACCGCTGCACGGACTTGCCGCTCAGGAGGTGCTGCGCTGGATCCTGGCAATGCAGGAGAAGATCGGCACCAAGTTCTCCGACGAGGACGTGagcaactatctctggtcgACGCTCAAGTCCGGCCGTGTAGTCCCCGGCTACGGCCACGGCGTCCTCCGCAAGCCCGACCCTCGCTTCCAGGCCCTAATGGACTTTGCCGACACTCGTCCAGACGTGTTGGCCAACCCTGTCTTCCAACTCGTCAAGAAGAACTCCGAGATCGCACCGAAGGTGCTCACAGAGCACGGCAAGACCAAGAACCCTCACCCCAACGTCGACGCTGCATCTGGTGTGCTCTTCCACCACTACGGCTTCCAGCAGCCGCTGTACTACACCGTCACCTTTGGCGTGAGTCGCGCGCTGGGACCATTGGCCCAATTGATCTGGGACCGGGCATTGGGTCTGCCAATTGAGCGGCCAAAGAGCATCAACCTGTTGGGTCTGAAGAAATAGATGCACCTCATGTACTAAATAAGCATGGCTATGCAGTTAATGAACATCATTCATGATATATACAAATACAAACCCAGCATCAAGCTCTCAAACCTGATGCCTCTCAATCTTAAACTCCGTAAACGTATGAATCTGAAAcgcatcctcctcctccctgCCACTCACCCCCGTTCCCGGCGGCTCCTCCTGACTCTGATTCAAAACCACCCCCGCCGGCATCTGCACCTGCAATGCACTCCTCTTAATCAACTCCTCCGAATCTGAATCCCTCGGCCTCCCAACACTCCCCCCGGCACCCCCAACCGAACTCCCCGCAAACGTCGAACTCATCGGCGTATTCACAGACATGATCGTCGTCTCGAACCCGCCCCCCTTCCCTATCGTCGTGCCGTCGTCCAAGATCTCCAGGTCACGATCTAGGCGACTTGTGGAGGTACTTTGGTTGGTATGCGTGTTTGCGTGTCTGCGCGAGGCGCGGTTTGTCATGTTTCGTGTGGCCAGGGCGTAAGCATTCCCGTTGTCGTTGTAGTAGCCGTAGCGGTTATAGTAGGAGTTGAGGGAGGTGAAGGCGCGGAAGAGGGGGGCGTAGGTTGGGATGCAGGTTGATATCACCTTTCCATTGTCAGTTGTCGAAGGCATATGAACCGCTGGTATAGGGTAGGTAACTTACACCTAGCGAAATCTCAATAACTGACCAAATAACAATCGGTCTAGAATCCGTATACGACTTAAGATTCTTAACCGTGAAAATGCGAATAATCTGAATAATCGTGACGAAAAACCCCAGCGCGAAAACACCCATCAGCGCGATCTTCTGCTTCCTCCTCAACTGCAGATTACCCAACACCGGCAACGGCAGCGCAATAATCAATATATCAAAGCCCAGACTCGTCCCCGCGAGTCCGTAGTAACTGGGGACCGTGTTTATACAGTGTCCCGGAATTGTAGCGTCCCATTGTTTCGCGACGGGATTGCAGGCGAATAAAAGGAGGAAGGTGAAGATGAGCTGGTTGATGGTGCAggcggcgatggcggcgaAGATTATGTATTTGTAGGTGTTGACGAAGCCGCCGATGCGGAGGTAGGAGCTTAGCAGGGATATTTTGAAGCCGAGGAGGGCCATTGTGTAGACGGGGCCGCCGGCGTATTGGATCTGTTCTTGTCAACACTGGATCTAGATTGCGCTGTATATACGGGGGGAGTGGGTACCTTTCCGAATGGAACGACATTTTCAACCGGGAAGTATGCGGCGTTCAAACCGAGGCCCCATCTCGATTCTACAGTCGTCAGCATCTGCTACATCAATCTGAATAGTTTGGGGTCGGGCTCACGAGCAACAGCAATCGCCCCATAAACACCCGCCAACACAGCACTCGATAACGCAGCATAATCATCCAACCAAGGCGTCCTTTTCAAGCGCAGCCGAACAAAAAACCGAAAAGCAATAGCGAGGAGGGCGAGGGCCGGAAAGAGCAGGTTGATGGTGATAACTGTGGCGGTATGACTGTGAGGGTCGGGGGTGGATtggttatacacccacatggtCATATCATTGTACAAGAGGAACAGAGTGAcaaaggagaggaagaaagaagggcAGGGCAGGTAAAGAGCGACTAGTACATTGGGAAATGACGAGCGAAAGACTGACTTCTGCTATGCGATGTGACGTGCACGTATTCTTATCCCAGTAAAAAtccgaaaagaaaaacgaaaAGAACAGAGATCATAGCATGGCCGATCCACAATCACAGCACAGATTGAAAAGTCTCAGCTCAATTCGAACAATGCACTAGTCATAAGCATGAAAGATCATCAGGAGCACGAGCACAGATCCATGAACTGAGGACCGCACGCAGCACCACCATGGCGGACAAACACGAACTTCAAACACAAGCCGGAGGAAATCCCTGACCGAAGGATTTGGAAGCTGGTTTCAGCAGCAGATTTGACTTAAACTACGGGAATCGCAGTCTGAAAAATGGTGGAAAAGAGCGCCGACCCGGAAAGCCTATAGACGATCGCCTTTTGCCGATGATGCGCAGAATTGTTATTGCTTTTTCTGCTCTTGTCTAGGGTATTATGATCGTGTCTGCAAAAGGGTGTAAGTGCAAGATGTCATCTAACTGTCAGTCATCCGCATCCGGCTATCGCACACAATAATCGGACTATTGGACATACTGCACACTATTTGAAATCAGATGGATACAACCTATTTGATCCATGGTTCGAGTAATCGGAGGGAGCGACAAACTTCCACCTAATCTAATCCTGGGTAATTCTCGGGGCTTGTCAGGGATGCTTCATATACtacatactccgtagtacTACTCGGTATAAGTATATGCACTCCGTAGTCCATACTGCATACGTTCTTCGTAATATACACGATCATAGCAACCCTGGCACCAACTGCCTCGCTTGGAATCTTCTTCGAATCTCTTTCTACAATGTGTACAGTAAGACCTCGGCACGCCACGGAATACAACCAACCCACAGTGGAGAAGACATAAACTTTGCCCTAAGAGGAGACAATTCCCTGTACAGTTAGCGGAGTCTCCGTGCGCAATATTAATTTAAGACTATGGAATACCGAGTGGAAGAAAATTCCCCAACTCATTATTCAAACTCAAGTTTGACACAACCGTCCATCGCTGAGCTGACGCCACTCCTCCGACCCCACCGCTGTCTTTCCATAAAACACGTCGTCTGGGTCATACTGCGCCTTAATCGCCCGCAGCTTATCGTACTTGTTCCCGTAGAACACCGACTGGAAGTTGGGCTGCTGGAAGTCTCCCTCGTTCAAATAAGCACCGCTGTGCGGCGAAAGCGCCGCCAAGCGCGGGATATACTGGTCGGTCATCTTGCGCTGCTCGGCGACCATGGCCGCACGCGACGCCGTCCAGCTCCACGGCGTGGTAATCGTCGTATCGATCAAGGTTTCGCGCCACGCAGGCAGCACGGCGTTAATCTCGTCGATATCCTCGCCCACGAGCGCCCGCGACACATTCAGGCCTACTCCGATGAACGTGGCTCCATCCTCGGTAATGTACCGATAAGCGTCTGTCAGCGCGTCGTTTTGCTCGGCCACCACCGACCGCGGCACCAGCCACCCGCCGTACTGCGCGATGCCCACTTGGATTGGGGCCTGCATCGCCTCGAACTCCTCCAGGTAGCTGTCAAACTGCTGCGAGTAGATCTGGTACTTGATGCCGAGTTTCCTGAGGCCGTCTGTGAACGGCTTGACGAGCGCATTGAGCTCGGCGACGGGGATGTTCGGGCCTGTCAGTGGCGAAATGCTGAAGCTCGTGTTGGTAAAGTACCACACGCTCATTGCGCCCGCGTCCACGATCGCCGGTAGTTTCTCCTGGTACAGCTTGACAGCCTTGTAGTACGTATCCTGCGAGATGCCGGCGTTGGTGAAGGTCAGGTTCAGTCCGGAGGTGGCATGGCCCGTATGCGCCTTGGAGGTCATTGACCACACAACACCGTAGGTACCACCGCCACCACCGCTGAGCGCAAAGTACAGATCTTTATACTCGTTGTCGCGGCGCGCAGTGACTAAATTACCCCGACCATCGATAACCTCCCATTCCAGAACCTGGTCGGCAGCAAGTCCGTATCGGGAAGCAAGCGCCGAATGCCCACCTCCCTGACTGTATCCACCCGCAATTCCAACAGTGGGACACTCCCCCCCGACAACCTCGAGACCCTGGTTGTGCGCGGCCGTGTACGCCTCGATACCCTGGACGCCGGCGCCCATCTTCATCGCCTTGCCATTGTAGTACTTGCTGGAGAAGTCGTTGATCTCGATGTCCTTGAGGTGGTGCATCCAGAGGCCGACCGAGCCGGCACCCGTGGATTTGCCATTGTAGTCGTGGC
This sequence is a window from Aspergillus chevalieri M1 DNA, chromosome 5, nearly complete sequence. Protein-coding genes within it:
- a CDS encoding putative mRNA-nucleus export ATPase (Elf1) (COG:E,J;~EggNog:ENOG410PG7H;~InterPro:IPR016024,IPR011989,IPR000953,IPR017871, IPR003593,IPR016197,IPR027417,IPR023780,IPR003439;~PFAM:PF00005,PF00385;~go_function: GO:0005524 - ATP binding [Evidence IEA];~go_function: GO:0016887 - ATPase activity [Evidence IEA]) — encoded protein: MPHPESPEMPVAVSKTPSGVPPTQEEVSSLINTIFNAETSQQSLDGSYALTNLLIQSVGTRGLLQYNILPEIKKAAADKKNGARRESAMLILGALFERFPREHPLSEYVLLLEDGGVLHLAFEALADKGAVVRDAAQYAIDALFGNLKPESLVNALLPAISAYLSKGTGKWQGFVGAYALIEKMAIKSQMGAGSADEERQKDLLREAMGKTLKELIPLVESGMHDLKGEVAKRATKAMNELTTLLSNDDVLPRIPLLMNTMQQPSEQTLQKAIHALSQTTFVAVVTSPVLALLTPLLERSLNTPTTPQETLRQTVVVVENLTKLVHDPAEARTFLPKLQPGVQRVKERASLPEVRELATSALSVMEKAMGDSNLAAGAVAKVTPDEVLAVLDAKIQAHGGLADPRDATLFTLGKTYVAEMVREDVNCRMHDRIPACTAPYLRGLLKDDKHDAVASDLEAHFVEDDHRKFGKPVEDDPNEVVIVNANFSLAYGGMLLLNHTNLRLVKGHRYGLVGRNGAGKSTLMRSIANEKLEGFPTQDQVRTCFVEHNQGEDADLSILEYVSKDPLIAETGKEHISSVLLEFGFTDGPEGRQSQAVGSLSGGWKMKLALARAMLKKADVLLLDEPTNHLDVANVKWLQEYLKKNTEITSLIVSHDSGFLDEVCTDIYHYEQKKLVNYRGNLADFVKVKPEGKSYYTLSASNVQFKFPPPGILAGIKSNTRAIMRMTNCSYTYPGASKPSLTDASLQLTLSSRVAIIGGNGAGKSTFIKMLTGETIPQTGKVEKHPNLRIGYIKQHALEHVELHLEKTPSQYLQWRYANGDDREVFLKQTRILTDEDKAQMEKPVDLGDGRGPRRIEALMGRQKWKKSFQYEVKWVGLLPKHNTMISRETLTNLGFFKMVQEFDDHESSREGLGYRVLEPAVISKHFEDIGLDPEIANHNQISGLSGGQKVKVVLAGAMWNNPHLLVLDEPTNFLDRDSLGGLAVAIRDFKGGVVMISHNEEFVGALCPEQLHVADGKIVKRTNNAISLDRFEDSAASSPQPGSTAVNSTATSVNASAANSGAEDQGELKFKAKKKKKLTRAQLKERDTRRRLRHLEWLQSPKGTPHPPDTDDEA
- the mcsA gene encoding putative citrate synthase Cit1 (COG:C;~EggNog:ENOG410PFD1;~InterPro:IPR019810,IPR002020,IPR036969,IPR016142, IPR016143;~PFAM:PF00285;~go_function: GO:0046912 - transferase activity, transferring acyl groups, acyl groups converted into alkyl on transfer [Evidence IEA]), whose product is MAFSMRTSRHATKLATGPRQFLRRYATAEPDLKSALKEVIPAKRDLLKQVKDQSEETIGEVKIGNVIGGMRGLKGMLWEGSVLDPDEGIRFHGRTIKDCQKELPKGTTGTEMLPEAMFWLLLTGQVPSTAQVRAFSRELADKSHLPEHILDLIRSFPREMHPMTQLSVAVAALNTESKFAKAYEQGLNKAEYWEPTFDDSISLLAKIPRVAALVFRPNEIDTVGRQALDGAQDWSHNFAELLGKGGKENADFHDLLRLYLALHGDHEGGNVSAHATHLVGSALSDPYLSYSAGLLGLAGPLHGLAAQEVLRWILAMQEKIGTKFSDEDVSNYLWSTLKSGRVVPGYGHGVLRKPDPRFQALMDFADTRPDVLANPVFQLVKKNSEIAPKVLTEHGKTKNPHPNVDAASGVLFHHYGFQQPLYYTVTFGVSRALGPLAQLIWDRALGLPIERPKSINLLGLKK
- a CDS encoding putative integral membrane protein (Pth11) (COG:S;~EggNog:ENOG410PP1S;~TransMembrane:7 (o20-39i51-74o94-117i129-152o175-196i208-231o243-264i)): MWVYNQSTPDPHSHTATVITINLLFPALALLAIAFRFFVRLRLKRTPWLDDYAALSSAVLAGVYGAIAVAQSRWGLGLNAAYFPVENVVPFGKIQYAGGPVYTMALLGFKISLLSSYLRIGGFVNTYKYIIFAAIAACTINQLIFTFLLLFACNPVAKQWDATIPGHCINTVPSYYGLAGTSLGFDILIIALPLPVLGNLQLRRKQKIALMGVFALGFFVTIIQIIRIFTVKNLKSYTDSRPIVIWSVIEISLGVISTCIPTYAPLFRAFTSLNSYYNRYGYYNDNGNAYALATRNMTNRASRRHANTHTNQSTSTSRLDRDLEILDDGTTIGKGGGFETTIMSVNTPMSSTFAGSSVGGAGGSVGRPRDSDSEELIKRSALQVQMPAGVVLNQSQEEPPGTGVSGREEEDAFQIHTFTEFKIERHQV
- a CDS encoding FAD-dependent oxidoreductase (CAZy:AA7;~COG:S;~EggNog:ENOG410QEF8;~InterPro:IPR006094,IPR036318,IPR016166,IPR012951;~PFAM:PF08031,PF01565;~SECRETED:SignalP(1-23);~go_function: GO:0016491 - oxidoreductase activity [Evidence IEA];~go_function: GO:0050660 - flavin adenine dinucleotide binding [Evidence IEA];~go_function: GO:0071949 - FAD binding [Evidence IEA];~go_process: GO:0055114 - oxidation-reduction process [Evidence IEA]), yielding MTVSTRLLGALLALGSVSTASQSCRCFPGDDCWPSQDVWSSFNETVEGRLIATVPIASPCHAPNYDAEVCKELKNEWMEPEVHYNSSSSIMAPFFTNGTCDPFHPVSKPCTLGNLINYAVNVSKPEHVSKTLSFIKKHNIRLVVRNTGHDYNGKSTGAGSVGLWMHHLKDIEINDFSSKYYNGKAMKMGAGVQGIEAYTAAHNQGLEVVGGECPTVGIAGGYSQGGGHSALASRYGLAADQVLEWEVIDGRGNLVTARRDNEYKDLYFALSGGGGGTYGVVWSMTSKAHTGHATSGLNLTFTNAGISQDTYYKAVKLYQEKLPAIVDAGAMSVWYFTNTSFSISPLTGPNIPVAELNALVKPFTDGLRKLGIKYQIYSQQFDSYLEEFEAMQAPIQVGIAQYGGWLVPRSVVAEQNDALTDAYRYITEDGATFIGVGLNVSRALVGEDIDEINAVLPAWRETLIDTTITTPWSWTASRAAMVAEQRKMTDQYIPRLAALSPHSGAYLNEGDFQQPNFQSVFYGNKYDKLRAIKAQYDPDDVFYGKTAVGSEEWRQLSDGRLCQT